In Helianthus annuus cultivar XRQ/B chromosome 8, HanXRQr2.0-SUNRISE, whole genome shotgun sequence, a single genomic region encodes these proteins:
- the LOC110870609 gene encoding uncharacterized protein LOC110870609, whose product MNFLSINACGIGGGIKDGWIRGMKQVHDIDFLLIQETKNEDLSRVNIAKFWGKGEFGMDSVSSVRLSGGILCIWDSGLFEALSVVKNRHFLIVVGKIKGSGVALNVVNVYASQSVSAKQVVWNELLEAMEDLPGMWVVGGDFNAVRDPSERRNSRFNNLRASNFNNFILNSGLIEYDLKGRSDSLRNFGGKPFRVFNSWLEKEGYKEAVEKSLEGFNFISPSDLVLIQKLAAIRNGIKVWRDEIKKKEGEAVNRALEELEELESNMESREVTEEEEWAYLENKKLLMEIERGKMLDMKQRSRTKWALDGDENSKFFHAHVNARKAVNGIPGLIIGSSWVNIPSLVKLEVLKFFRSRFTEEVIGRAWFLTDSSIFSKGCSSSFITLIPKIKDPVDLKNYRPINLIGIVSKLISKVLVNRLKSVIGSVISESQSAFLKGNYILNGPLIVNELYNWGTKFKKKVFFLKIDFEKAYDNVNWKFLISIMEQMGFPSRWCKWIKGCVESAR is encoded by the exons ATGAATTTTTTGTCTATCAATGCATGTGGTATTGGTGGGGGTATTAAGGATGGGTGGATTAGGGGGATGAAGCAGGTCCATGATATTGACTTTCTGTTAATTCAAGAAACTAAGAATGAGGATTTATCTCGTGTCAATATTGCCAAGTTCTGGGGGAAAGGGGAATTTGGTATGGATTCTGTGAGTTCCGTGCGGTTGTCGGGAGGAATCTTGTGTATTTGGGATTCTGGGCTGTTTGAAGCTTTGTCTGTTGTTAAGAACAGACATTTTTTAATTGTGGTTGGTAAGATTAAAGGAAGTGGGGTAGCTTTAAATGTGGTTAACGTATATGCTTCACAATCGGTGAGTGCTAAGCAAGTGGTTTGGAACGAGTTATTGGAGGCTATGGAGGATCTCCCCGGTATGTGGGTAGTGGGAGGGGATTTTAATGCGGTCAGGGATCCTAGTGAGAGGAGAAATTCTAGGTTTAACAACTTGCGTGCCTCGAATTTTAACAATTTTATTCTTAATTCGGGTCTCATAGAGTATGATTTGAAAGGAAGAAG TGACTCATTAAGAAACTTTGGGGGAAAACCTTTTAGAGTGTTTAACTCTTGGTTGGAGAAAGAAGGGTATAAGGAGGCGGTTGAAAAGTCGTTGGAGGGTTTTAATTTTATCAGTCCATCGGATTTAGTGTTGATTCAGAAATTAGCGGCCATTAGGAATGGTATTAAAGTTTGGAGAGACGAGATAAAGAAGAAAGAAGGGGAAGCAGTTAATAGGGCTTTAGAagaattggaagaattggaaAGTAATATGGAATCTAGAGAGGTGACAGAAGAGGAAGAATGGGCGTATCTGGAAAATAAAAAATTGTTGATGGAAATTGAGAGGGGTAAGATGTTGGATATGAAACAAAGATCTAGAACGAAGTGGGCATTGGACGGAGATGAAAATTCAAAGTTTTTTCATGCTCATGTTAATGCTAGGAAAGCTGTTAATGGTATCCCGGGTTTAATTATTGGGTCGAGTTGGGTCAATATACCGTCTTTAGTTAAGTTGGAAGTTTTGAAGTTCTTTAGGAGCAGATTCACGGAAGAAGTAATAGGCCGGGCTTG GTTTTTGACCGATTCTTCGATCTTTAGTAAAGGATGTAGCTCGTCGTTTATCACTCTTATTCCCAAGATCAAAGACCCGGTGGATCTAAAAAATTATAGACCTATTAATCTAATTGGGATAGTTAGCAAGTTGATCTCGAAGGTTCTTGTGAATAGGCTGAAAAGTGTGATTGGGTCGGTGATTTCGGAGTCTCAGTCGGCTTTCTTGAAAGGAAATTACATTCTGAATGGTCCGTTGATAGTTAATGAGTTGTATAATTGGGGCACGAAGTTTAAGAAAAAAGTGTTCTTCttaaaaattgattttgaaaaggccTATGATAACGTGAACTGGAAGTTTTTGATATCGATTATGGAGCAAATGGGTTTCCCGTCGAGATGGTGCAAATGGATTAAAGGATGTGTGGAATCGGCTAGGTAG